The following are encoded in a window of Impatiens glandulifera chromosome 5, dImpGla2.1, whole genome shotgun sequence genomic DNA:
- the LOC124937388 gene encoding putative uncharacterized protein DDB_G0287191: MKSKLAAMVLVEAAAGRDQEYTKTMMSKGTHKELETEIKHQFIHSQSIQDHYRRLEYSTQDHQWSHGHTFPAPRYKPNPSPPPPPSPSPPPGPPPQAPPPKARSDIRIV, from the exons ATGAAATCCAAATTAGCAGCAATGGTTTTAGTTGAAGCAGCAGCAGGCAGAGACCAAGAGTATACCAAAACCATGATGA GTAAAGGAACCCACAAGGAATTAGAGACCGAAATCAAACATCAATTCATCCACTCTCAAAGCATCCAAGATCATTACAGACGATTAGAGTACAGCACTCAAGATCATCAATGGTCCCATGGACACACTTTTCCGGCCCCTCGTTATAAACCAAACCCTAGTCCCCCACCCCCACCCTCACCCTCACCCCCACCCGGGCCACCCCCACAGGCCCCACCACCCAAGGCACGCAGTGATATCAGAATAGTTTGA
- the LOC124940407 gene encoding shootin-1-like, with translation MKFKLAAMVLVGALILLIVAAAAGRDRESTKTMMSKGTHKELVTEIEHQFIHSQRTQDQYRRRLEYSTQDYQWSRGHTFPVPTPKPIIRPPPPPPPPPPPPPKARSDRIV, from the exons atgaaattcaaattagCAGCAATGGTTTTAGTTGGAGCACTAATACTACTAATTGTGGCGGCAGCAGCAGGCAGAGACAGAGAGTCTACCAAAACCATGATGA GTAAAGGAACCCACAAAGAATTAGTGACCGAAATCGAACATCAATTCATCCACTCTCAAAGAACCCAAGATCAGTACAGACGACGATTAGAGTATAGTACCCAAGATTATCAATGGTCCCGTGGCCACACTTTTCCGGTCCCTACACCAAAACCTATAATCCGacctcctcctccaccaccaccaccacccccACCCCCACCCAAGGCACGCAGTGATAGAATAGTTTGA